From the Pseudoalteromonas tunicata genome, one window contains:
- a CDS encoding patatin-like phospholipase family protein — protein sequence MKSIFYWFLLSVPCFSSIALAQEKDTSAVVISGGISLGVYEAGLNHVIVKTMNSEHKYLIPSKMDVKKLPKMNVTTGSSAGAINSIASAISSCIKYDKYSQTLFDNIFRDIWIGVGLDNLMPVDYSKYDGLSLGGVSANNEKQKIVDSIFSRTVFEEPIDKLRNMFETGQAKKDCNIIVGIMVTLARPNEIQLELNNNTSATIREQSYAIPIRLISVPDIDGAYRLAFEALSDEELPWSLIDTSNRKYIQLPSHAGRIPFDSVIRAGLASSAFPGAFGPITLNYCFYDKAQTAKKYCHKDNALKGMFIDGGYFNNIPIGLAAELMSTFNERGDIGSFVFIDPDNTNRPSDPKEYEQQSNLTEAQKLEKEQKEQKETSLTLMNQLKNILPGIGTLRKRDLQNDLNLYFAVNKKSQRSYSPTVRNPYLTGNFLGAFGAFFDPSFREYDYVAGVYDGMRFVSQQLCADELSDNIKTKCEVDTFRQVLSQVTEGVSTSKESELIYLRDFNALVGAFLNDDFASCVNAQKCSEENSPWLEVINSLYDKNYSSKTYLVFLAIHETGDKKIDDFLNNYTAEYISYRDGKDSSIMVSDQLNYMMFRRDFWRTLIVKRATQRLIYLERENRGGFNKLLSGAYILIPPDSFASENIGNVRPHDQSSLLISLAPDQFGLDAVQTGIVVAWSQEPNFRATGTYNGNFEFGMSLHMQIKDKSDDRVDFVNAWVGTRFHRPSTFYSSWGGSLSVNRNISNTDNFGNKVLLGGEINFGFLSDKIRFSIGTRDILSDYGGEDWSVKLMFTNIDDLIWAFK from the coding sequence ATGAAATCTATTTTTTATTGGTTTTTGTTATCAGTTCCATGCTTTTCATCAATTGCCCTTGCACAAGAAAAGGACACAAGCGCGGTTGTCATATCTGGTGGTATTAGTCTCGGAGTCTATGAGGCAGGACTGAATCACGTAATAGTAAAAACGATGAATTCTGAGCATAAATATTTAATCCCCTCAAAAATGGATGTTAAAAAACTCCCAAAAATGAATGTTACAACAGGCTCATCAGCAGGTGCGATTAATTCTATAGCGTCAGCTATAAGCTCATGTATCAAATACGATAAATACAGTCAGACTCTATTCGACAATATCTTTAGGGATATATGGATAGGTGTAGGATTAGACAATTTAATGCCCGTAGATTACTCCAAATATGATGGTTTATCTCTAGGCGGGGTTTCAGCCAATAATGAAAAGCAAAAAATAGTAGACTCTATTTTTAGTCGAACTGTATTTGAGGAGCCCATAGATAAATTGCGAAATATGTTTGAAACAGGTCAGGCTAAGAAAGACTGTAATATTATTGTTGGAATCATGGTGACATTAGCAAGACCAAATGAAATTCAACTTGAATTAAATAACAATACTTCGGCTACTATTCGGGAACAAAGTTATGCGATTCCTATTCGTCTTATATCGGTTCCCGACATAGATGGTGCATATCGTTTAGCATTCGAGGCGCTATCAGACGAAGAATTACCTTGGTCGTTGATAGACACTTCAAATCGCAAGTATATCCAATTGCCGTCACATGCAGGCCGAATTCCATTTGACTCTGTTATTCGTGCAGGCCTAGCGTCTAGCGCTTTTCCCGGTGCATTCGGCCCAATCACGTTGAATTACTGTTTTTACGACAAAGCGCAGACAGCCAAAAAGTATTGTCATAAAGATAATGCACTGAAAGGAATGTTCATTGATGGTGGATATTTTAACAATATTCCTATCGGATTAGCAGCTGAACTTATGTCTACCTTCAATGAAAGAGGGGATATTGGAAGTTTTGTATTTATTGATCCGGATAATACCAACAGACCCTCTGATCCTAAAGAGTATGAACAACAATCAAACTTAACAGAAGCTCAGAAGCTGGAAAAAGAACAAAAAGAACAAAAAGAAACATCCTTAACATTGATGAACCAACTGAAAAATATATTACCTGGAATTGGCACGCTTCGAAAACGCGACCTACAAAACGATTTAAACTTGTACTTCGCGGTTAATAAAAAAAGTCAGCGGAGCTATAGTCCAACTGTTCGTAATCCGTATCTGACAGGAAATTTTTTAGGAGCATTTGGCGCTTTCTTTGATCCATCTTTTCGTGAATATGATTACGTAGCGGGAGTTTATGATGGTATGCGTTTTGTTTCACAGCAATTGTGCGCTGACGAGTTATCAGACAATATTAAAACTAAATGCGAAGTGGACACCTTTAGGCAGGTTTTGAGTCAAGTCACTGAAGGTGTTTCTACTAGTAAGGAAAGCGAATTAATATATTTAAGAGATTTTAACGCCTTAGTAGGCGCTTTTTTAAATGACGATTTTGCATCGTGTGTAAATGCACAAAAATGTTCTGAAGAAAATTCGCCTTGGCTTGAGGTTATTAATTCTCTGTATGATAAAAATTATTCCTCAAAGACTTATTTAGTGTTTTTAGCTATACATGAAACTGGAGACAAAAAAATTGATGATTTTTTGAATAATTATACTGCTGAGTATATCAGCTATAGAGATGGAAAAGACAGTTCCATTATGGTTTCAGACCAATTGAACTACATGATGTTCCGGCGAGATTTTTGGCGCACCCTTATAGTTAAACGGGCGACTCAACGGTTAATTTATTTAGAACGAGAGAATCGCGGTGGCTTTAATAAACTCTTGTCTGGTGCCTACATATTAATTCCGCCTGACAGTTTTGCTTCTGAGAATATTGGAAATGTTAGGCCCCATGATCAATCAAGTTTACTTATTTCTCTTGCTCCTGATCAATTTGGCTTAGACGCTGTTCAAACTGGGATCGTCGTTGCCTGGTCCCAAGAACCTAATTTTCGAGCTACCGGAACATACAATGGGAATTTTGAGTTCGGTATGTCTTTGCATATGCAAATTAAAGATAAATCTGATGACCGTGTCGACTTTGTGAATGCTTGGGTTGGCACCCGTTTTCATCGTCCAAGCACATTCTATTCTTCATGGGGTGGATCTTTATCAGTCAATAGAAACATTTCAAACACTGATAATTTTGGTAATAAAGTATTACTTGGTGGAGAGATAAATTTTGGGTTTTTGTCTGATAAAATACGATTTTCAATAGGGACTAGAGATATATTGAGTGATTATGGCGGGGAAGATTGGAGCGTCAAATTAATGTTCACCAATATTGATGACTTGATATGGGCTTTTAAATAA
- a CDS encoding type I restriction-modification system subunit M N-terminal domain-containing protein — protein MTTETKVEKTAEKITLEELRSWLWGSADIMRGTVDSSDFKNYIFGLIFIKRLSDVFDERIADVMKEEDCSATEAMELIQSDNPEQFVPEDARWANLVKKTENVGESIDEAFAEIERQNTSLEKVLTAIQFGDKDKLSNELLMRLLRHFNKHKLGNKNLYKADLLGDAYEYLIGMFADDAGKKGGEFYIMSYTNLPNKSHLKLAA, from the coding sequence ATGACTACAGAAACTAAAGTAGAAAAAACAGCAGAAAAAATCACCTTAGAAGAGCTAAGAAGCTGGTTATGGGGAAGTGCCGATATTATGCGTGGCACAGTAGACAGTAGTGACTTTAAAAACTACATATTTGGTCTCATTTTTATTAAACGTCTTTCTGATGTATTTGATGAACGTATTGCTGACGTAATGAAAGAGGAAGATTGCAGCGCTACAGAGGCAATGGAACTTATTCAATCTGACAACCCTGAGCAATTTGTACCAGAAGATGCACGTTGGGCAAATTTAGTTAAGAAAACTGAAAATGTCGGTGAAAGTATCGATGAAGCTTTTGCTGAAATTGAACGTCAAAATACGTCACTAGAAAAAGTACTTACTGCTATTCAATTTGGTGATAAAGACAAACTGAGTAATGAGTTATTAATGCGTTTATTACGTCATTTCAATAAACATAAGCTAGGTAACAAAAACCTTTATAAAGCCGATTTACTTGGTGATGCTTACGAGTACCTTATTGGTATGTTTGCTGATGATGCAGGTAAAAAAGGTGGTGAATTCTACATAATGTCATATACAAATTTACCCAACAAAAGTCATCTTAAACTAGCAGCATAA
- a CDS encoding KTSC domain-containing protein produces MTKYLIIFVLSLSNYSYADYAPQDRYCSKQIDQLRLFYINGMFTTLDNFRDNLFWLDNFQYTELSSFQKGIKPTGSYNKDEDLHLQIYEIAQQKYADLPIFSKKYYVIKAILGGNLGSLSSEEVEMVEAVLQEIFSAVDFKRLNDTDYRNAYQKLLFQLHSCNRIILIGHSQGNYYTNSLFDEILSNYQYSDGYLASDYPMVGLASIATPTLSLGGNLGDEYRHLISHLTLEQDQIMRVVRILFGSMPSNFSISSLFDYTGHSLIDSYIRNPPVANQISNDIKQSISYQVPFPLFEQHPVSSTAFSHIGYSTINNVLDLKFKSGSVYRYYEVPIPVWENFYYSTSMGEFFNENIRGQYRAGKLEIESMKFMTFTSNEPIASVHK; encoded by the coding sequence ATGACTAAATATTTAATAATATTTGTTTTAAGCCTATCTAATTACTCTTATGCTGACTATGCACCTCAAGATAGATACTGTTCCAAACAAATTGATCAATTAAGATTATTTTATATTAATGGGATGTTTACCACGCTCGATAATTTCCGTGATAACTTATTTTGGCTTGATAACTTTCAATATACTGAGTTAAGTAGCTTTCAAAAAGGAATTAAACCAACTGGAAGCTATAACAAAGATGAAGACCTTCACTTACAAATTTATGAAATAGCTCAACAAAAATATGCCGACTTACCTATTTTTTCAAAAAAATATTATGTAATTAAAGCTATATTAGGTGGAAACCTTGGATCACTTTCATCTGAAGAAGTTGAAATGGTAGAAGCTGTGCTTCAAGAGATATTCTCCGCTGTCGACTTCAAAAGATTAAATGATACCGATTACAGGAATGCCTATCAAAAATTGCTCTTTCAACTACATTCTTGTAATCGCATAATTTTAATCGGCCACTCTCAAGGCAACTATTATACGAATTCACTCTTTGATGAAATTTTATCTAATTATCAATATAGTGATGGTTATTTAGCATCAGATTACCCCATGGTGGGTCTAGCCTCAATAGCAACACCAACATTATCTCTTGGTGGTAATTTGGGCGATGAATATCGTCATTTAATTTCTCACCTGACTCTAGAACAAGATCAAATAATGCGTGTAGTAAGAATTTTATTTGGCAGTATGCCGTCTAACTTTTCTATATCTTCATTATTCGATTATACCGGACATAGCTTAATTGATTCGTATATAAGAAACCCTCCTGTCGCGAATCAAATTAGCAATGACATAAAGCAATCCATTTCGTACCAAGTTCCATTCCCATTGTTTGAACAACATCCTGTAAGCTCAACCGCTTTTTCACATATAGGTTATTCAACTATTAACAATGTGCTCGACCTAAAATTTAAATCAGGCAGTGTTTATCGCTATTACGAAGTGCCAATACCTGTATGGGAAAATTTCTATTACTCAACATCGATGGGTGAGTTTTTTAATGAAAATATTCGAGGGCAATATCGAGCTGGTAAGTTAGAGATTGAAAGTATGAAATTTATGACATTTACATCTAACGAGCCAATTGCAAGCGTTCACAAGTAA